In Paenibacillus sp. 1781tsa1, one DNA window encodes the following:
- a CDS encoding phosphatidylserine/phosphatidylglycerophosphate/cardiolipin synthase family protein — MILKTIIAMILCYSAYVFFTAYLLFLVPSPSSIENTDVQKSLTEGSTTDRVMLLEDGFQSGQVRIQTIREAKTSIDLAYYSIQKGKTSQLFFAALFDAADRGVQVRIILDGIFHSMRGELRDIPDAIAAHPNVELRYYEPLHLFMPWTWHNRLHDKILLVDNTYGIIGGQNIGDKYMALQPPKDYVFDRDVLVYNPNDNTNSTVVEMKQYIDQLWNHPFTKPEKHAKRQHHAKGLKELAQLAELYKEAQAQSDPFVKVLPKEWVRGALHSDHVAFIHNPIKRLYKDPIMWRTFVHFANQANSKVYLQTPYAIPTKKMEKAVHLSMNPKAEWVMLTNSIQQTPNPLAFAGYLSSKERLLDTSLAIYEYEGPYSIHGKSFVMDDYLSMVGSYNLDPRSAFLNTESAVVISGSAFANQLTEAMDIKRAHSTLAVKGEHPAESTNQKGSVFKRIAITALSKLSFLWKFML; from the coding sequence ATGATCCTTAAAACCATAATCGCAATGATTCTGTGCTATAGTGCCTACGTTTTTTTCACAGCTTATCTTTTATTTTTGGTTCCGTCTCCATCAAGTATTGAAAATACAGATGTGCAAAAATCGTTAACAGAAGGAAGTACAACAGATCGCGTAATGCTTTTGGAGGATGGCTTTCAATCGGGACAGGTGAGAATCCAGACCATTCGAGAGGCAAAAACAAGCATCGACCTGGCGTATTACTCCATCCAAAAAGGAAAAACATCTCAACTCTTTTTTGCTGCTTTATTCGATGCGGCTGATCGGGGTGTTCAAGTTCGAATCATTTTAGACGGGATTTTTCACAGCATGCGTGGAGAATTGCGTGATATTCCGGATGCCATTGCAGCTCACCCCAATGTGGAATTGAGATATTATGAACCACTCCACCTATTTATGCCATGGACCTGGCATAATCGTCTGCATGACAAGATCCTTCTTGTCGACAACACATATGGCATCATTGGCGGCCAAAATATTGGTGATAAATACATGGCATTGCAACCCCCAAAAGACTATGTTTTCGATCGGGATGTCCTTGTTTACAATCCAAACGATAATACAAACAGCACGGTTGTTGAAATGAAACAATATATAGATCAGTTATGGAACCATCCATTCACCAAACCAGAAAAACATGCAAAACGTCAGCATCATGCAAAAGGGTTAAAAGAGCTGGCTCAGCTGGCAGAGTTATATAAAGAAGCACAAGCTCAGAGTGATCCTTTTGTTAAAGTGTTGCCAAAGGAATGGGTTCGAGGAGCGCTTCATTCCGACCACGTTGCTTTCATTCACAATCCAATCAAAAGGCTGTATAAAGACCCGATCATGTGGAGAACATTTGTTCATTTCGCCAATCAAGCAAACTCGAAAGTGTACCTTCAGACGCCATATGCCATTCCTACCAAGAAAATGGAGAAAGCAGTACATCTGTCGATGAATCCAAAAGCAGAATGGGTCATGCTGACCAATTCAATCCAGCAAACCCCTAACCCTTTGGCTTTCGCGGGATACTTAAGCTCTAAGGAACGGTTGCTTGATACCAGTCTGGCCATTTATGAATACGAAGGCCCTTATTCCATACACGGCAAATCATTTGTCATGGATGATTACCTCAGCATGGTTGGTTCGTATAATCTTGATCCCAGATCTGCCTTTCTAAATACCGAATCCGCTGTGGTCATTTCCGGTTCTGCATTCGCCAACCAACTAACAGAGGCTATGGATATCAAACGTGCACATAGTACACTCGCGGTTAAAGGTGAGCATCCAGCAGAATCTACGAATCAGAAAGGCTCTGTTTTCAAACGAATAGCAATCACAGCTTTATCCAAACTGTCTTTTCTCTGGAAATTTATGTTGTAG
- a CDS encoding DUF952 domain-containing protein, which translates to MIYSIISRSLWEQVSKGSEYAPDSLETDGFIHCSTKEQIPWVAGQYYAGRTDLLLLSIDEKALKPELVYEDLYELNELFPHIYGELNLDAVRKVIPFESNADGTFSFPE; encoded by the coding sequence ATGATCTACAGTATTATTTCCCGTTCTTTGTGGGAGCAAGTGTCAAAGGGGAGTGAGTATGCACCAGATAGCCTGGAGACGGACGGATTCATTCATTGTTCCACCAAGGAACAGATTCCATGGGTAGCCGGGCAATATTATGCAGGCCGTACGGATCTGTTATTGCTCAGTATTGATGAGAAGGCGTTAAAGCCGGAACTGGTGTATGAAGATCTCTACGAATTGAATGAACTATTTCCACATATTTATGGAGAGCTGAATCTGGATGCGGTTCGTAAAGTCATTCCATTTGAATCGAATGCAGACGGTACATTCTCATTTCCTGAATAA
- a CDS encoding DUF2809 domain-containing protein: MLIKDRLIYFFAVMITMAAGLASRHFGERLPDWVHEHFGDACWAGMIYFGVRMVWPHRSLVWAMCLSCVFSWMIEFSQLIQTPWLIEIRSTVLGALILGHGFLVIDLLRYSVGILCMVMIDRYFLRNKIAKS, encoded by the coding sequence ATGCTCATCAAAGACAGACTGATCTATTTCTTCGCAGTCATGATTACAATGGCGGCAGGACTCGCCTCCAGACACTTTGGTGAACGATTGCCGGATTGGGTGCATGAACATTTCGGGGATGCATGTTGGGCGGGCATGATTTATTTCGGAGTACGCATGGTGTGGCCTCATCGCAGCTTGGTATGGGCGATGTGTTTGAGCTGTGTATTCAGCTGGATGATTGAGTTCTCACAGTTGATTCAGACGCCTTGGCTAATTGAGATACGCTCAACCGTATTAGGTGCTCTTATTCTGGGACATGGTTTTCTGGTAATCGATCTGCTTCGATATTCGGTCGGTATTCTGTGCATGGTGATGATAGATCGTTATTTCCTGAGAAATAAGATAGCTAAATCCTGA
- a CDS encoding GNAT family N-acetyltransferase — protein MNVEKLFAESPEFETQRLKLRRLTMNDLDEYYAFASDPLVSQQSLWNCHETVEDSIQYIQRVLDNYERKTVHIWAFILKETGTLIGRGGIFHLNDSMQSAELGYAIASSQWGKGLAAEAMQPIVDYCFRKMDCNRLEGKCNAGNIGSARVMEKLGMSYEGLLRKQLKIKGVFTDQKLYSRIRDDL, from the coding sequence ATGAATGTAGAAAAACTTTTTGCCGAATCACCCGAATTCGAAACACAGCGGTTAAAGCTGAGGCGGCTTACGATGAATGATCTTGATGAATATTATGCGTTTGCCTCTGATCCGCTAGTGAGTCAGCAAAGCTTGTGGAACTGCCATGAGACGGTGGAGGATTCCATTCAATATATTCAGCGGGTACTGGATAATTATGAACGGAAAACGGTACATATCTGGGCTTTTATTTTGAAGGAAACAGGGACCTTGATCGGGAGGGGTGGCATTTTTCATCTCAACGATTCTATGCAGAGTGCTGAACTAGGGTACGCGATAGCCAGCAGTCAATGGGGTAAGGGCCTCGCAGCAGAAGCGATGCAACCCATCGTGGATTATTGCTTTCGGAAAATGGACTGCAATCGGTTGGAGGGGAAATGTAATGCAGGCAACATAGGCTCTGCACGTGTCATGGAGAAGCTGGGCATGTCGTACGAAGGTTTGCTACGCAAACAGTTGAAGATCAAAGGTGTATTTACGGATCAAAAATTGTACTCCCGTATCCGGGATGATCTATAA
- a CDS encoding Ig-like domain-containing protein yields the protein MSRIKLALRGTLALIMALTILVPSLALAATGDVTSIEITNNSPQKMSVSETGTLQVMATVEGFDNKQDVTAGVTWSTSNAAVATMVKGKVKAVAAGEATIFAEVDGAKAQLIVQVQEKIKSIKASPNSYNFVKGSENTLPKVSITRANGKEEDVTSEIVWSVSSSSAVLENGKIKGVTPGRVLLQGKYGTTIVKVPVAVTDEITKVEVTPASMQLNIKKSKALKVIGTYANGKTINLSKQVIWTSSNTNVAIVKNGAVKTLTEGKATLTGTYQNQTIKAEVTVVPLLKKLITGQKKLVLSPQGSTTLSVMAQYDTGKTTVVTDSAVWSSTKPGVATVTNGKIVAVGKGKTSITAKWGNKKVTIPVTVK from the coding sequence ATGAGTAGAATCAAACTGGCGCTTCGAGGCACACTTGCTCTAATTATGGCATTAACAATACTTGTCCCTTCGTTGGCCTTGGCGGCTACAGGTGACGTGACATCGATTGAAATAACCAATAACAGTCCGCAGAAGATGAGTGTCTCCGAAACAGGCACGCTACAGGTGATGGCAACGGTAGAAGGTTTTGATAACAAGCAGGATGTTACCGCAGGAGTGACTTGGTCCACCAGTAATGCAGCAGTTGCAACGATGGTGAAAGGCAAAGTCAAGGCTGTGGCCGCAGGCGAAGCAACCATTTTTGCAGAAGTAGACGGGGCTAAAGCCCAGTTAATTGTCCAAGTTCAGGAGAAGATCAAAAGCATCAAAGCTTCACCAAACTCCTACAATTTTGTTAAAGGCAGTGAAAACACCCTCCCGAAAGTAAGCATTACCCGTGCAAACGGTAAGGAAGAGGATGTGACGTCTGAGATTGTATGGTCGGTATCAAGTAGCTCGGCTGTGCTGGAAAACGGTAAAATCAAAGGCGTTACGCCAGGCAGAGTATTGCTTCAAGGCAAATACGGAACAACGATTGTGAAAGTGCCCGTTGCTGTGACGGACGAAATTACCAAAGTCGAGGTTACACCTGCATCAATGCAGCTGAACATCAAGAAGTCCAAAGCGTTGAAGGTGATCGGCACCTACGCAAATGGCAAAACGATCAACCTTTCGAAACAAGTGATATGGACATCTTCCAATACGAATGTAGCTATCGTAAAAAATGGAGCAGTCAAAACGCTGACAGAAGGAAAAGCCACCTTGACAGGAACTTATCAAAATCAGACAATAAAGGCAGAGGTTACCGTTGTGCCTTTGCTCAAAAAGCTGATTACAGGTCAGAAAAAACTGGTTTTATCCCCACAGGGAAGTACAACGCTGAGTGTGATGGCCCAGTATGATACGGGTAAAACCACTGTTGTGACCGACAGTGCGGTGTGGAGTAGCACAAAGCCGGGCGTAGCGACAGTCACGAATGGCAAGATTGTGGCTGTAGGCAAAGGTAAAACATCCATAACGGCCAAGTGGGGCAACAAAAAAGTGACCATCCCTGTTACGGTAAAATAA
- the serS gene encoding serine--tRNA ligase codes for MLEMKWIRAHEEEVQAAADGKKINISIRTLLERDEERRALLQESEEGRRLRNTLSADIGRLMQAGDREQAEGLRAQVKQINEQLEQVEAKLAPVQEEVTKLQWLVPNIVSPDTPKGTSDADNVELRRVGEVPTFEYNTKDHVELGELHDLIDIPRGVKIGGTRSYVLKGAGLLLHRAVQQLALDLLLKHEFTPMEVPLMVREVALVNTGFFPTGRDQVYELEGENKWLVGTSEVPLVSYYADEIVDVKEPVKLAAVSTCFRSEVGSGGRDVRGLYRVHQFAKVEQVILCAPDAEESERMLQEITGHAEELLQLLELPYRVVAVCTGDMSQKTYKQYDIETWMPSRGAYGETHSSSNLHDFQARRSNIRCLDAEGKLAYCHTLNNTAVASPRILIPLLENHQQEDGSIRIPVALRPYMGGTESLILPEQDEVK; via the coding sequence ATGTTGGAAATGAAGTGGATTCGTGCACATGAAGAAGAGGTTCAGGCGGCAGCAGACGGGAAAAAAATTAATATCAGCATTCGCACATTGCTGGAGCGGGATGAGGAACGCAGAGCACTTTTACAGGAATCGGAAGAAGGGCGCAGATTGCGCAATACGTTATCTGCAGACATTGGCAGACTCATGCAAGCTGGGGATCGGGAACAGGCCGAGGGTTTGCGGGCTCAGGTGAAACAGATCAATGAACAGTTGGAACAGGTGGAAGCGAAGCTCGCCCCTGTGCAGGAGGAAGTAACCAAGCTGCAATGGCTGGTACCCAATATCGTATCCCCGGATACCCCGAAAGGCACGTCGGATGCGGATAATGTGGAGCTGCGACGTGTGGGAGAGGTGCCAACGTTTGAGTATAACACCAAAGATCACGTGGAACTTGGGGAATTGCATGATCTGATCGATATTCCCCGTGGCGTTAAGATTGGCGGTACGCGAAGCTATGTATTGAAAGGCGCTGGCCTTCTGCTGCATCGGGCTGTGCAGCAACTCGCACTGGATCTGCTGTTGAAGCATGAGTTTACACCAATGGAGGTTCCGTTGATGGTCCGGGAGGTTGCGCTGGTGAACACCGGATTTTTCCCAACGGGGCGAGATCAGGTCTACGAACTCGAAGGGGAGAACAAGTGGCTGGTGGGAACTTCTGAAGTGCCGCTGGTGTCGTATTATGCGGATGAGATTGTCGATGTCAAAGAGCCGGTGAAGCTGGCCGCGGTATCGACGTGTTTCCGCAGTGAGGTTGGCTCCGGCGGACGTGATGTACGCGGATTGTACCGTGTGCATCAGTTTGCCAAAGTCGAGCAGGTCATTCTCTGTGCCCCTGATGCGGAAGAATCGGAGCGCATGCTGCAAGAGATTACGGGACACGCGGAGGAATTGCTGCAATTACTTGAACTTCCGTATCGAGTTGTCGCCGTGTGTACCGGGGATATGTCGCAGAAAACGTACAAACAGTATGACATCGAGACCTGGATGCCAAGTCGTGGTGCATATGGAGAAACGCATTCGTCGTCGAATCTGCATGATTTTCAGGCTCGCCGTTCGAATATTCGTTGCCTGGATGCCGAAGGTAAGTTGGCCTATTGCCACACACTGAATAATACGGCGGTGGCATCGCCGCGTATCTTGATTCCTTTGCTTGAGAATCATCAGCAGGAGGATGGAAGCATTCGCATTCCGGTAGCCCTGCGGCCCTATATGGGCGGTACCGAAAGTTTGATTTTGCCAGAGCAGGATGAAGTGAAGTAG
- a CDS encoding DUF1572 family protein, giving the protein MDMNQVFLETAEKQFLYYKQLGEKAMAQLESEQLFQSWNEDANSIAVIVKHLWGNMLSRWTDVLTTDGEKPWRERDAEFVNDIASREELLAKWEEGWTCLLESIRSFTPEQLSHIVYIRNEGHTVMEAIIRQLAHYPYHVGQIVFAAKMLKETAWDSLSIPRNGSAQYNGGKFAKPKARKHFTEDEIHIEKGEELQ; this is encoded by the coding sequence ATGGATATGAATCAGGTTTTTCTGGAGACAGCGGAGAAGCAATTTCTGTATTACAAGCAGCTCGGAGAAAAAGCCATGGCACAATTGGAGTCCGAGCAGTTGTTTCAATCCTGGAATGAAGACGCGAACAGCATCGCTGTAATTGTAAAACATCTCTGGGGCAATATGCTGTCCCGTTGGACCGATGTACTGACAACAGATGGTGAGAAACCGTGGCGTGAACGAGATGCCGAATTCGTGAATGATATTGCTTCCCGGGAAGAGTTGCTCGCCAAATGGGAAGAAGGCTGGACATGCCTACTCGAATCCATTCGTTCGTTTACCCCGGAACAATTGTCTCACATCGTATATATTCGCAATGAAGGACATACCGTCATGGAGGCTATTATTCGGCAATTGGCGCACTATCCATATCATGTCGGACAGATTGTATTTGCCGCCAAAATGCTTAAAGAAACAGCGTGGGACAGTCTCTCAATCCCGAGAAACGGGTCTGCTCAATATAATGGCGGCAAATTTGCCAAGCCGAAGGCACGTAAACATTTTACAGAAGATGAAATTCATATTGAAAAAGGTGAGGAACTACAATGA
- a CDS encoding DUF2785 domain-containing protein: MDALTLKQKLQHIQSANRSINNEEQPYELALHMLKHIGSPDPVLRDELIYVIFATWIGQGVFSEDQLRHVLQLALDDQHLFYGIGEQGTDSVFTRTFSVLLLPPILNVDREKPFLNEEDIAGIHHRLITYLECEKDLRGYVDDKGWAHAPAHAADAVEDLAQSPYLERMDLLELLHAISRKITESSEVYLHDEDQRIAHAIITILRRNLLEQKDITLWMNSLHQGDMAVNRSLLETSHRNLNVRLFLQTLYLAIRTEEDEPFPAVRSLVLLTLEREK; encoded by the coding sequence ATGGATGCTCTGACGTTAAAGCAAAAATTGCAGCATATCCAGTCAGCTAATCGTTCCATTAATAACGAGGAACAGCCTTACGAATTGGCGCTGCATATGTTAAAACATATTGGCAGTCCTGACCCTGTCCTGCGGGATGAATTGATCTATGTTATTTTTGCAACCTGGATTGGACAGGGTGTATTTTCGGAAGACCAGCTAAGGCATGTGTTGCAGTTGGCGCTGGACGATCAGCATCTTTTCTATGGCATCGGAGAGCAGGGAACAGACAGTGTGTTTACACGGACATTCTCCGTTTTATTACTGCCTCCAATTCTGAATGTGGATCGTGAGAAGCCTTTCCTGAACGAGGAGGATATCGCAGGGATTCATCATCGGTTGATTACATATCTGGAATGTGAAAAAGATCTTCGCGGCTATGTCGATGATAAGGGCTGGGCGCATGCCCCCGCACATGCGGCGGATGCGGTTGAAGACCTGGCTCAGTCGCCATATCTGGAGCGAATGGATCTGCTGGAACTTCTGCATGCAATCAGTCGGAAAATAACCGAATCAAGTGAAGTTTACCTCCATGATGAAGATCAGCGAATAGCGCATGCCATAATAACCATTCTTCGTCGCAATCTGCTGGAGCAAAAAGATATTACGTTGTGGATGAATTCTCTTCATCAAGGGGATATGGCAGTGAACAGATCACTTCTGGAAACCAGTCATAGGAACCTGAATGTGCGTCTGTTTTTGCAGACACTGTATCTTGCGATACGTACAGAAGAAGACGAGCCGTTTCCGGCGGTTCGTTCACTAGTATTGCTGACATTGGAGAGAGAGAAATAA
- a CDS encoding sugar MFS transporter, whose protein sequence is MKKLLWIGCLSYFLIGLAHVVLGSILPVALEHYGKDYSQGGTLIFAQFAGFLGGVLLSPWLNRRFGKRGGLLIATALLCIAELSYMLLPPWGWMFVIAPAAGFGFGMVEAVIGTIIIAAIKDNTAVAMSRLEVLFGIGAMVMPLIASGLIAAGYWRLSFLVVAICAALTFVFWAKGSFGELDKFLERQSSNHASVNTHSAGTSGEMHPASASTPNPTYRGRNRTLLVLFVLFFFLYVGTEMSLANFMPAILIEKMNMKEAGAALSVTCFWIAMSVGRLFAGYIAEKFQYRVYVLYSCLASVLLLMVFPFTDQIWSAFLIILLLGLAMSGIFSIALVFASKLLPGTEESTPSILIASGGVGGAILPLTTGWSLDHLAVNQSAWMLAIFAVGLLVISVITYQWQNKHVVDPAT, encoded by the coding sequence ATGAAAAAATTACTTTGGATCGGATGTCTGTCCTATTTCCTGATTGGACTTGCCCACGTTGTGCTCGGTTCCATTCTGCCGGTTGCACTTGAACATTACGGCAAAGATTATAGCCAGGGCGGGACATTGATCTTTGCTCAATTTGCTGGATTCCTGGGTGGTGTATTGTTATCTCCATGGCTGAACAGACGCTTCGGTAAACGGGGAGGCCTGTTAATCGCTACAGCATTGCTCTGTATTGCGGAATTATCCTACATGCTGTTGCCACCATGGGGCTGGATGTTCGTCATCGCACCCGCTGCCGGCTTTGGATTCGGAATGGTTGAGGCTGTCATTGGTACCATTATCATCGCTGCAATCAAAGACAATACGGCCGTTGCCATGAGTCGATTGGAAGTATTATTCGGGATCGGAGCGATGGTCATGCCGCTCATAGCTAGCGGTCTGATTGCTGCCGGTTACTGGCGCCTGTCCTTTCTCGTTGTTGCGATCTGTGCAGCGCTGACCTTTGTTTTCTGGGCGAAAGGATCATTCGGTGAACTCGATAAGTTTCTGGAGCGACAGAGTTCAAATCATGCTTCCGTAAATACGCACTCTGCTGGGACATCGGGTGAGATGCATCCCGCATCTGCAAGTACACCCAATCCAACCTATCGTGGCCGTAACAGGACTCTTCTGGTATTATTCGTCCTGTTCTTCTTCCTCTATGTTGGCACAGAGATGAGTCTTGCGAATTTCATGCCAGCGATTCTGATTGAGAAAATGAACATGAAGGAAGCCGGAGCAGCGCTTAGTGTCACCTGTTTCTGGATTGCCATGTCCGTGGGACGACTCTTCGCGGGATATATCGCAGAGAAATTCCAATACCGCGTCTATGTGCTGTACAGTTGTCTCGCATCTGTTCTTTTGTTAATGGTGTTTCCATTTACAGACCAAATCTGGTCTGCATTTCTCATCATCTTACTGCTTGGACTTGCGATGTCAGGCATTTTCTCGATTGCCCTCGTCTTCGCCAGTAAACTGTTGCCTGGAACCGAAGAATCCACACCCAGCATTTTGATTGCCTCAGGTGGGGTTGGCGGTGCCATTCTGCCTTTGACCACGGGATGGAGTCTTGATCATCTGGCGGTTAATCAATCCGCATGGATGCTTGCCATCTTTGCAGTTGGCCTGCTTGTCATTAGCGTGATCACGTACCAGTGGCAGAACAAACATGTGGTCGATCCAGCGACTTAA
- the pxpB gene encoding 5-oxoprolinase subunit PxpB: MSELPYAWTEEILFPLGETAVIIDCGDHLSDAVQRRVMSVCALLEKSTLPAMIEWVPSYTSVTLFYDPFISPYPELCRTLLQQLNQLKESLQDKFRTVTIPVCYGGEWGPDLDYVASEHGLTSEDVIAIHTSGDYLVHMIGFAPGFPYLGGLSEQIATPRRATPRLRVEAGTVGIGGKQTGIYPVDTPGGWQCIGRTPLRLFRPDENVPSLLAAGDRVRFEQITKQDYLALKRMEGER, encoded by the coding sequence ATGAGCGAATTACCGTATGCTTGGACAGAGGAGATCTTATTTCCGCTGGGTGAGACAGCCGTTATCATCGATTGCGGGGATCATTTGTCTGACGCGGTGCAACGCAGAGTGATGTCTGTATGTGCATTGCTGGAAAAAAGCACTCTGCCAGCCATGATCGAATGGGTGCCTTCATACACGTCCGTTACACTATTTTATGATCCGTTCATCTCCCCGTACCCCGAGTTATGCCGTACTCTGCTTCAGCAGTTGAATCAATTGAAGGAATCCCTACAAGACAAGTTCAGAACGGTTACTATTCCTGTATGTTACGGTGGCGAATGGGGGCCAGATCTGGACTATGTTGCCAGTGAGCATGGACTGACTTCAGAGGATGTTATTGCAATTCACACATCCGGGGATTATCTCGTACATATGATTGGATTCGCACCAGGTTTTCCGTATCTCGGTGGGTTGTCTGAACAGATTGCTACGCCCAGAAGGGCAACGCCAAGGCTTCGGGTCGAGGCCGGTACAGTAGGAATTGGTGGCAAACAGACGGGAATCTATCCGGTGGACACACCCGGAGGATGGCAATGTATTGGACGAACGCCACTCCGGTTGTTTCGGCCGGATGAGAATGTACCGAGTTTGCTGGCAGCAGGTGATCGGGTTCGATTTGAACAGATTACGAAGCAGGACTATCTGGCGTTGAAGCGGATGGAGGGCGAGCGATGA
- a CDS encoding histidine phosphatase family protein, with the protein MTEIALIRHGSTAWNKEKRSQGQTDNPLDQDGREQAVLLAARLAEESWDAIYASDLERASETARIIGDRLGIQEIHLDSRLREMGGGQVEGTTEEERLAKWGADWSTLDLGRELADAGAVRGSAVLEEIVQQHPDGKVIVVSHGAVLRNTLRGLVPELDISVKLSNTSITRIAKKDDTWQCELYNCSVHLNSSKDSQ; encoded by the coding sequence ATGACTGAAATTGCATTGATTCGTCATGGAAGCACAGCGTGGAACAAGGAAAAACGTTCGCAGGGACAGACGGATAATCCGTTGGATCAGGATGGAAGGGAACAAGCGGTTTTACTTGCTGCGAGACTGGCTGAGGAATCCTGGGATGCCATCTATGCGAGTGACTTGGAGCGTGCAAGTGAGACCGCTCGCATCATTGGTGACCGCTTGGGCATTCAGGAGATCCATCTGGACTCTAGACTTCGCGAGATGGGCGGAGGACAGGTCGAAGGAACGACGGAAGAGGAACGGTTAGCCAAGTGGGGAGCGGACTGGAGTACCCTGGATCTGGGACGGGAGCTTGCAGATGCAGGGGCTGTTCGAGGCAGTGCGGTGCTTGAAGAGATTGTACAGCAGCACCCTGATGGAAAAGTAATCGTCGTCAGTCACGGAGCCGTCCTGCGGAATACATTACGAGGTCTGGTGCCTGAACTTGATATTAGCGTGAAGTTGTCCAACACATCCATTACGCGGATTGCTAAGAAAGATGATACATGGCAATGCGAACTGTACAATTGCAGCGTGCATTTGAATTCGTCCAAGGATTCACAATAG
- a CDS encoding GrpB family protein: protein MTDPMQPENWPAWATESVEIAPPNPNWDAQAQEEIRQLKRLLEQFNIHQFEHIGSTSIPGLPAKPIIDLMAEVQSWDDMDLIADQLNPLGWNYVPPELDGRDYRRFWVKVKYGKRSVHLHLMRPGEERWNRQMQFRDVLRKRPDLVEAYAVLKMKLAEENKEDRESYTAAKTQFILKVLNEGV, encoded by the coding sequence ATGACAGATCCAATGCAACCGGAAAACTGGCCGGCCTGGGCGACAGAGTCGGTAGAGATTGCTCCGCCCAATCCGAATTGGGATGCGCAGGCTCAGGAAGAAATTCGGCAACTGAAACGTCTTTTGGAGCAATTTAATATCCATCAATTCGAACATATTGGAAGTACATCCATACCGGGGTTACCCGCCAAACCCATTATCGATCTGATGGCAGAGGTACAGTCATGGGATGACATGGATCTGATTGCCGATCAGTTGAATCCGTTGGGCTGGAACTACGTTCCGCCTGAACTGGATGGTCGGGATTATAGACGATTCTGGGTGAAGGTTAAGTATGGCAAGAGATCTGTACACCTTCATCTGATGCGTCCGGGAGAAGAACGTTGGAATCGTCAAATGCAGTTTCGGGATGTGCTCAGAAAACGCCCCGATCTGGTGGAAGCTTACGCCGTCCTTAAGATGAAGCTTGCTGAGGAGAATAAGGAAGACAGGGAATCGTACACCGCTGCCAAAACGCAATTTATTTTAAAAGTGCTTAATGAAGGCGTGTGA